The following are encoded in a window of Oncorhynchus mykiss isolate Arlee chromosome 11, USDA_OmykA_1.1, whole genome shotgun sequence genomic DNA:
- the LOC110535197 gene encoding leukocyte elastase inhibitor, with translation MAAVSVANTNFTLALFKKITEKNKKGNVLYSPLSISAALAMVFLGARGNTATQMSETMCFNKAAGDIHVSFGKLIHDLNLQGAPYSLSLANRLYGEQSYQFVETFLGDTKKHYNAELEAVDFKSNAETSRKNINAWVEKQTSEKIKDLLPEGVVDHLTRLVLVNAIYFKGNWCKKFKEASTSDAQFKLNKNECKPVKMMCQTAKFPLAFIPEANCQILCLQYEGNELSMFIMLPNDMEDHVTGLKKLEKLLTYEKIVAWTRPDMMDTVEVQVGLPKFKLEETLDLKDLLISMGMTDAFDLSKGDFSGMSPSNDLELSEVVHRAFVEVNEEGTEAASATAAIMGMRCALRTPKFVADHPFLFFISHNTESILFYGRYCSP, from the exons ATGGCAGCCGTGTCTGTAGCCAATACCAACTTCACCCTGGCGTTGTTCAAGAAGATCACCGAGAAGAACAAGAAGGGCAACGTGTTGTACTCCCCTCTCAGCATCTCCGCTGCCCTCGCCATGGTTTTTCTGGGTGCCAGGGGCAACACTGCTACTCAGATGTCAGAG AcgatgtgcttcaacaaagctgCTGGTGACATCCATGTTAGCTTCGGCAAACTCATTCATGACCTGAACCTGCAGGGAGCCCCATACTCACTGAGCCTGGCCAATCGCCTGTACGGAGAACAGTCTTACCAGTTTGTTGAG ACTTTCCTCGGGGACACCAAGAAGCACTACAATGCTGAGCTGGAGGCTGTGGACTTCAAGTCCAACGCGGAGACTTCCAGAAAGAACATTAACGCTTGGGTGGAGAAGCAGACCTCTG agaAAATAAAGGACCTGTTGCCGGAGGGGGTTGTCGACCACCTGACCAGACTGGTGTTGGTGAACGCCATCTACTTCAAAGGCAACTGGTGTAAGAAGTTCAAGGAGGCCAGCACCAGTGATGCCCAGTTCAAACTGAACAAG AATGAGTGTAAGCCAGTGAAAATGATGTGTCAGACAGCCAAGTTCCCCCTAGCCTTCATCCCCGAGGCCAACTGCCAGATCCTGTGTCTGCAATACGAGGGGAACGAACTGAGCATGTTCATCATGCTCCCCAACGACATGGAGGACCACGTCACTGGTCTGAAGAAG CTGGAGAAGCTGCTGACCTATGAGAAAATTGTGGCGTGGACCAGGCCTGACATGATGGACACAGTGGAGGTTCAGGTGGGCCTGCCTAAGTTCAAGCTGGAGGAGACCCTTGACCTGAAGGACTTGCTGATCAGCATGGGCATGACGGACGCCTTCGACCTCTCAAAGGGAGACTTCTCGGGCATGTCGCCCAGCAACGACTTGGAGCTGTCCGAGGTGGTGCACAGGGCGTTTGTGGAGGTCAACGAGGAGGGCACAGAGGCGGCGAGCGCCACGGCCGCCATTATGGGGATGCGCTGTGCCTTGAGGACCCCCAAATTTGTGGCCGACCACCCCTTTCTCTTCTTCATCAGCCACAACACCGAGAGCATTCTGTTCTATGGTCGCTACTGCTCCCCTTAG